A single window of Modestobacter italicus DNA harbors:
- a CDS encoding FAD-dependent oxidoreductase gives MAAIVVLGGGVCGLATSLVLARDGHEVTVLERDDAPVPDSTDDAWEDWRRPGVAQFHQAHYLQPRWARLLDAELPDVRDALLATGALRFDPLRSAPPTAGVQERRPDDDRFTTVTARRTTLEQVVARVAADEPRLQVQRGTAVDGLVTRRVDGAALVTAVRTTGGREVPADLVVDATGRRSPLPDWLHDAGDRPPYEEVTDSGFGYYTRFFRSRDGGLPQVRASMQTHVGTFSLLTLPADRGTWSVTVVVDSHDRPLKELRHEDVWTAVVAACPRHAHWLDGEPITRVLPMSGVLDRYTRAVVDGVPVVTGLVAVADSWACTNPSLGRGITMGLLQAACLRDALRDGADDDPTAFAARWDDRVEEAVTPWYRATLAVDRARLAEMRALREGRVPDPPQGRAALGPALGRAAAYDPELFRAMLEIIGCLALPAEVFSRPGLAERVARVAGEQPPAPAPGPDREELLRLVAGAPVG, from the coding sequence ATGGCTGCGATCGTGGTGCTCGGTGGTGGCGTGTGCGGTCTCGCGACCTCCCTGGTCCTGGCCCGGGACGGGCACGAGGTGACGGTGCTCGAGCGGGACGACGCACCGGTCCCGGACTCCACCGACGACGCGTGGGAGGACTGGCGGCGGCCCGGGGTGGCGCAGTTCCACCAGGCGCACTACCTGCAACCCCGGTGGGCCCGGCTGCTCGACGCGGAGCTGCCCGACGTCCGGGACGCCCTGCTGGCCACCGGGGCCCTGCGGTTCGACCCGCTCCGCAGCGCGCCGCCGACCGCCGGCGTCCAGGAGCGGCGCCCGGACGACGACCGGTTCACCACCGTGACCGCCCGCCGGACGACGCTCGAGCAGGTGGTCGCCCGGGTGGCCGCCGACGAGCCGCGGCTGCAGGTGCAGCGCGGGACCGCGGTCGACGGCCTGGTCACCCGCCGGGTCGACGGTGCCGCGCTCGTGACCGCCGTGCGCACGACCGGGGGCCGGGAGGTGCCCGCGGACCTCGTCGTCGACGCGACCGGCCGCCGGTCCCCGCTGCCGGACTGGCTGCACGACGCCGGGGACCGGCCGCCGTACGAGGAGGTCACGGACTCCGGGTTCGGCTACTACACCCGCTTCTTCCGCTCCCGGGACGGCGGGCTGCCCCAGGTCCGGGCGAGCATGCAGACCCATGTCGGGACGTTCTCCCTGCTCACGCTGCCGGCCGACCGCGGCACCTGGTCGGTCACGGTGGTCGTCGACTCCCACGACCGGCCGCTGAAGGAGCTGCGGCACGAGGACGTGTGGACGGCGGTGGTGGCCGCCTGCCCGCGGCACGCCCACTGGCTGGACGGCGAGCCGATCACCCGCGTGCTGCCGATGTCCGGCGTGCTCGACCGGTACACCCGGGCGGTGGTCGACGGCGTCCCGGTCGTCACCGGGCTGGTCGCCGTGGCCGACTCCTGGGCCTGCACCAACCCCTCGCTCGGGCGCGGCATCACCATGGGGCTGCTGCAGGCGGCGTGCCTGCGGGACGCCCTCCGGGACGGCGCGGACGACGACCCGACGGCCTTCGCCGCACGCTGGGACGACCGCGTGGAGGAGGCGGTGACCCCCTGGTACCGGGCGACCCTGGCGGTCGACCGGGCGCGGCTGGCCGAGATGCGGGCGCTGCGGGAGGGCCGGGTGCCCGACCCCCCGCAGGGACGCGCCGCGCTCGGACCGGCGCTGGGCCGGGCGGCCGCGTACGACCCGGAGCTGTTCCGCGCGATGCTGGAGATCATCGGCTGCCTCGCGCTCCCGGCAGAGGTGTTCTCCCGGCCGGGCCTGGCCGAGCGCGTGGCCCGGGTCGCCGGCGAGCAGCCCCCGGCACCCGCGCCCGGACCGGACCGCGAGGAGCTGCTCCGTCTCGTCGCCGGGGCGCCGGTGGGCTGA
- a CDS encoding nuclear transport factor 2 family protein gives MTTTTAGHAAVDGYARAWLEPDPAARRALLEQCWAVDGVYCDPLGQVTGRDGLADHIGGFQAEQPGARLEVVSGVDEHDGWLRFGWQLRAPDGSVALEGTDFGELDGDGVLRRIIGFFGPLPPGGSTS, from the coding sequence GTGACCACCACCACCGCCGGGCACGCCGCCGTCGACGGCTACGCCCGGGCCTGGCTGGAGCCGGACCCGGCGGCCCGCCGGGCGCTGCTGGAGCAGTGCTGGGCGGTGGACGGCGTCTACTGCGACCCGCTGGGGCAGGTGACCGGACGGGACGGGCTGGCCGACCACATCGGCGGGTTCCAGGCGGAGCAGCCGGGCGCCCGCCTCGAGGTGGTCAGCGGCGTCGACGAGCACGACGGCTGGCTGCGGTTCGGCTGGCAGCTGCGGGCGCCGGACGGCTCGGTGGCGCTGGAGGGCACGGACTTCGGGGAACTGGACGGCGACGGAGTGCTGCGCCGGATCATCGGCTTCTTCGGCCCCCTCCCCCCGGGTGGGTCGACGAGCTGA
- a CDS encoding 4a-hydroxytetrahydrobiopterin dehydratase, protein MPRPPRLSPDDVAAALRDLPLWSGGADGIERTLELPSFRAAVEAISVIADAAELMDHHPDMDLRWRKVRVATVSHSEGGLTELDLDLARRVDALYPAS, encoded by the coding sequence ATGCCGCGTCCTCCGCGCCTGTCCCCCGACGACGTCGCCGCTGCACTGCGCGACCTCCCGCTGTGGTCCGGCGGTGCCGACGGGATCGAACGCACCCTCGAGCTGCCCAGCTTCCGGGCCGCGGTCGAGGCGATCAGCGTGATCGCCGACGCCGCCGAGCTCATGGACCACCACCCGGACATGGACCTGCGGTGGAGGAAGGTGCGGGTCGCCACCGTCTCGCACTCCGAGGGCGGGCTGACCGAGCTCGATCTCGACCTCGCCCGGCGGGTGGACGCCCTCTACCCCGCCTCCTGA
- a CDS encoding phosphoadenylyl-sulfate reductase has product MTAAVVRPTPELAAEADARFGGIADPVEQALAVLTWAGDTFGEAFAITSSMADGLLAHLAGRAVPGVNVVFLDTGYHFAETIGTRDWITSALPITLHNILPARTVAEQDAEHGPALHERDPDLCCALRKVQPLAAALAGYSAWGSGVRRDEAASRAGTLLVDWDAKRGMVKVNPLAAWTQDDVDAYIAEHQVPVNPLQEIGYASIGCEPCTRPVAPGEDPRAGRWAGKNKVECGLHT; this is encoded by the coding sequence GTGACCGCTGCCGTCGTCCGACCGACGCCCGAGCTCGCCGCGGAGGCCGATGCGCGCTTCGGCGGCATCGCCGACCCGGTCGAGCAGGCGCTGGCCGTGCTGACCTGGGCCGGGGACACCTTCGGCGAGGCGTTCGCGATCACCTCGAGCATGGCCGACGGGCTGCTCGCGCACCTGGCCGGCCGAGCCGTCCCCGGCGTCAACGTCGTGTTCCTGGACACCGGCTACCACTTCGCCGAGACGATCGGCACCCGCGACTGGATCACCAGCGCCCTGCCGATCACGCTGCACAACATCCTGCCGGCGCGCACCGTCGCCGAGCAGGACGCCGAGCACGGGCCGGCGCTGCACGAGCGCGACCCCGACCTGTGCTGCGCGCTGCGCAAGGTGCAGCCGCTGGCCGCGGCGCTGGCCGGCTACAGCGCGTGGGGTTCCGGCGTCCGCCGCGACGAGGCGGCCAGCCGGGCCGGCACGTTGCTGGTCGACTGGGACGCCAAGCGCGGCATGGTGAAGGTCAACCCGCTCGCCGCCTGGACCCAGGACGACGTCGACGCCTACATAGCCGAGCACCAGGTGCCGGTCAACCCGCTGCAGGAGATCGGCTACGCCTCCATCGGCTGCGAGCCCTGCACCCGCCCGGTCGCCCCCGGCGAGGACCCGCGCGCCGGCCGCTGGGCCGGCAAGAACAAGGTGGAGTGCGGGCTGCACACCTGA
- a CDS encoding nitrite/sulfite reductase, whose product MSTPTRTSNRPQRGQGQWALGYREPLNPNERMKKDSDGLDVRQRILDIYAHTGFDGIDPGDLRGRMRWMGLYTQRAQGIPGGKTAVLEPEELEDSYFMLRVRIDGGQLSTEQLKVIGGISTEFGRDVADVTDRQNVQLHWIRIEDVPEIWRRLEAVGLSTTEACGDVPRVMLNCPLAGVLEDEVIDATGVLRETVDKYLGDPAFSNLPRKWKTSMSGCVDRCTEPEIDDVSFNGVVNEAGEAGYDLWVGGGLSTNPMFAQRIGVFVRPDQVSDVWAACTSIFRDYGYRRSRNHARIKFLMADWGPEKFRQVLQDEYLHEQLPDGPAAAPPKHEERDHVGVSRQKDGGNALGFALRTGRLSGTLLTRIADLAEEFGTQGGRIRTTTQQKLVVLDVPDERVEELVDALAEHDLLVRPSAFRRGTMACTGLEFCKLAIVETKQHAQDLYAELEKRLPDFDEPIGINVNGCPNSCARFQTADIGFKGMIVRNAEGESVEGFQVHLGGHLGVEASFGRKFRGHKITKDETADYCERVLRGYQERREPGERFAQYVARAEEAWLL is encoded by the coding sequence GTGTCCACCCCCACCCGCACCAGCAACCGGCCGCAGCGCGGCCAGGGACAGTGGGCGCTCGGCTACCGCGAGCCGCTGAACCCGAACGAGCGGATGAAGAAGGACTCCGACGGGCTCGACGTGCGCCAGCGGATCCTGGACATCTACGCGCACACCGGCTTCGACGGCATCGACCCCGGCGACCTGCGCGGGCGGATGCGCTGGATGGGCCTCTACACCCAGCGGGCGCAGGGCATCCCCGGCGGCAAGACCGCCGTGCTGGAGCCCGAGGAGCTCGAGGACTCGTACTTCATGCTCCGGGTCCGCATCGACGGCGGGCAGCTGAGCACCGAGCAGCTGAAGGTCATCGGCGGCATCAGCACCGAGTTCGGCCGGGACGTCGCCGACGTCACCGACCGGCAGAACGTGCAGCTGCACTGGATCCGGATCGAGGACGTGCCCGAGATCTGGCGCCGGCTGGAGGCGGTCGGCCTGTCCACCACCGAGGCCTGCGGCGACGTCCCCCGCGTCATGCTCAACTGCCCGCTGGCCGGGGTGCTCGAGGACGAGGTCATCGACGCGACCGGGGTCCTGCGGGAGACGGTGGACAAGTACCTCGGCGACCCGGCGTTCAGCAACCTCCCGCGCAAGTGGAAGACGTCGATGAGCGGCTGCGTCGACCGCTGCACCGAGCCGGAGATCGACGACGTCTCCTTCAACGGGGTGGTCAACGAGGCCGGCGAGGCCGGCTACGACCTGTGGGTCGGCGGCGGCCTGTCGACCAACCCGATGTTCGCCCAGCGGATCGGTGTGTTCGTCCGCCCCGACCAGGTGTCGGACGTGTGGGCGGCGTGCACGTCGATCTTCCGCGACTACGGCTACCGGCGGTCGCGGAACCACGCCCGGATCAAGTTCCTGATGGCCGACTGGGGCCCGGAGAAGTTCCGCCAGGTGCTGCAGGACGAGTACCTGCACGAGCAGCTCCCCGACGGCCCGGCCGCCGCCCCGCCGAAGCACGAGGAGCGCGACCACGTCGGCGTCAGCAGGCAGAAGGACGGCGGGAACGCGCTGGGCTTCGCACTGCGCACCGGCCGGCTCAGCGGCACGCTGCTCACCCGCATCGCCGACCTGGCCGAGGAGTTCGGCACGCAGGGCGGCCGGATCCGGACGACGACGCAGCAGAAGCTGGTGGTCCTCGACGTCCCGGACGAGCGGGTCGAGGAGCTGGTGGACGCACTGGCCGAGCACGACCTGCTGGTGCGCCCCAGCGCCTTCCGCCGGGGCACGATGGCCTGCACCGGCCTGGAGTTCTGCAAGCTGGCGATCGTCGAGACCAAGCAGCACGCCCAGGACCTGTACGCCGAGCTGGAGAAGCGGCTGCCGGACTTCGACGAGCCGATCGGCATCAACGTCAACGGCTGCCCGAACAGCTGCGCCCGCTTCCAGACCGCGGACATCGGCTTCAAGGGCATGATCGTCCGCAACGCCGAGGGCGAGAGCGTCGAGGGCTTCCAGGTGCACCTGGGCGGCCACCTGGGCGTCGAGGCCTCCTTCGGCCGCAAGTTCCGCGGTCACAAGATCACCAAGGACGAGACGGCGGACTACTGCGAGCGGGTGCTCCGCGGCTACCAGGAGCGCCGCGAGCCCGGTGAGCGGTTCGCCCAGTACGTCGCGCGGGCCGAGGAGGCGTGGCTGCTGTGA
- a CDS encoding RrF2 family transcriptional regulator, producing MASVRISARVDYAVRAAVELAAVAPESLTSDRIAQAQGIPARFLQAILGDLQHARLVTSQRGREGGYRLALPASEVSIARVMRVEQGFLAEVHGQRPEDVEYPGAAAPLAHVWVAAREAYRRVLENVTLADVVAGTMPPQVAEMIELESAWRSFSTAEQD from the coding sequence ATGGCCTCCGTGCGCATCTCAGCCCGGGTCGACTACGCGGTACGGGCGGCCGTCGAGCTGGCCGCCGTCGCCCCCGAGTCCCTCACCTCCGACCGGATCGCGCAGGCGCAGGGGATCCCGGCCCGCTTCCTGCAGGCGATCCTCGGCGACCTGCAGCACGCCCGGCTGGTCACCAGCCAGCGCGGCCGGGAGGGCGGGTACCGGCTGGCGCTCCCCGCCTCGGAGGTGTCCATCGCCCGGGTCATGCGGGTCGAGCAGGGCTTCCTCGCCGAGGTGCACGGCCAGCGACCCGAGGACGTCGAGTACCCGGGCGCCGCCGCGCCGCTGGCGCACGTGTGGGTCGCCGCCCGCGAGGCCTACCGGCGGGTGCTGGAGAACGTCACGCTCGCCGACGTCGTGGCCGGCACGATGCCGCCGCAGGTCGCGGAGATGATCGAGCTGGAGAGCGCCTGGCGGTCGTTCAGCACCGCCGAGCAGGACTGA
- a CDS encoding (deoxy)nucleoside triphosphate pyrophosphohydrolase, whose translation MFQLRFTTLVEAPLTVAFDVARSLGRPWGHPLEEVVSERPWRDVYRAAPGSGWRTLVHTRHFSATGDGTRVEEQLDVDTGLGPADRLLRRRVERAMQAHLDAFAAAAARRALEVTQVVGAALVDDRRRVLVAQRGSGPLAGLWEFPGGKVERGESDLTALVRECTEELGVRVQPQGFLGEVPLDGVVAGGPPGASTLRVWAGRIVAGELVAHEHTELRWLAADELEDLAWIAADRPLLPAVRTLLTHP comes from the coding sequence GTGTTCCAGTTGAGGTTCACCACGTTGGTGGAGGCCCCGCTCACCGTGGCGTTCGACGTCGCGAGGTCCCTCGGCCGCCCCTGGGGGCACCCGCTGGAGGAGGTCGTCTCCGAGCGGCCGTGGCGGGACGTCTACCGGGCGGCGCCCGGCAGCGGCTGGCGGACGCTGGTGCACACCCGGCACTTCTCCGCGACTGGCGACGGCACGCGCGTGGAGGAGCAGCTCGACGTCGACACCGGTCTCGGGCCCGCCGACCGGCTGCTCCGGCGCCGGGTGGAGCGGGCCATGCAGGCGCACCTGGACGCGTTCGCCGCCGCGGCCGCCCGCCGGGCCCTGGAGGTGACCCAGGTGGTCGGCGCGGCGCTGGTCGACGACCGGCGCCGGGTGCTCGTCGCCCAGCGCGGGTCCGGTCCGCTCGCCGGGCTGTGGGAGTTCCCCGGCGGCAAGGTCGAGCGGGGGGAGTCCGACCTCACCGCGCTGGTCCGGGAGTGCACCGAGGAGCTCGGCGTCCGCGTGCAGCCGCAGGGCTTCCTCGGCGAGGTGCCGCTGGACGGCGTCGTCGCCGGCGGGCCCCCGGGCGCCTCGACCCTGCGGGTGTGGGCCGGCCGGATCGTGGCGGGGGAGCTGGTGGCGCACGAGCACACCGAGCTGCGCTGGCTGGCCGCCGACGAGCTCGAGGACCTGGCCTGGATCGCCGCCGACCGCCCCCTCCTCCCCGCCGTCCGCACCCTCCTCACCCACCCCTGA
- a CDS encoding endonuclease domain-containing protein: MTPHRRFLGGLFLGSHALAEGALTRRQLESGLYRRVLRNVYADPGLRHDHRLKARAAALLMPAGAALGGRSAAAWFGAPFSSSADPVLVVVPQECRWTGPRGVQVHRTDVHLRETWTADDGVLLTTAARTAWDIATLEPTAAAVALLDGMLRDGRENEDGLTGSGLATEFLRRRGQWGSRRASALLPLVDHRAMSPPESRVRLACHFAGLPHPVPQYEVVHEGLVLAQVDLAWPEARLVVEYEGEYHFDDLQIAKDDARYARLVAAGWRVIRLSSIDLRDLDAVVDRIRAALVDAGVLG; the protein is encoded by the coding sequence GTGACGCCGCATCGCCGCTTCCTCGGCGGCCTCTTCCTGGGTTCCCATGCACTGGCTGAGGGGGCGCTGACCAGACGGCAACTGGAGTCAGGGCTGTACCGCCGGGTGCTGCGCAACGTGTACGCGGATCCGGGACTCCGGCACGACCACCGGCTGAAGGCCCGAGCGGCTGCTCTGCTGATGCCCGCCGGGGCGGCTCTGGGCGGACGTTCGGCAGCGGCCTGGTTCGGGGCACCCTTCAGCTCGTCCGCCGACCCCGTTCTCGTCGTCGTCCCGCAGGAGTGCCGGTGGACCGGTCCCCGAGGGGTGCAGGTCCACCGGACCGACGTCCACCTGCGGGAGACCTGGACCGCGGACGACGGAGTGCTCCTCACCACGGCTGCTCGCACGGCGTGGGACATCGCGACGCTCGAGCCCACCGCGGCCGCGGTCGCACTGCTCGACGGCATGTTGCGAGACGGGCGGGAGAACGAGGACGGACTCACCGGATCCGGGCTGGCCACCGAGTTCCTCCGCCGGCGCGGCCAGTGGGGCAGCAGGCGGGCGAGCGCTCTGCTGCCGCTCGTCGACCACCGGGCGATGAGCCCGCCGGAGTCGCGCGTCCGGTTGGCATGTCACTTCGCCGGCCTGCCGCATCCCGTCCCGCAGTACGAGGTCGTCCACGAGGGCCTCGTCCTGGCGCAGGTGGACCTCGCGTGGCCCGAGGCGAGGTTGGTCGTCGAGTACGAGGGTGAGTACCACTTCGACGACCTGCAGATCGCCAAGGACGACGCGCGGTACGCACGCCTGGTCGCCGCGGGCTGGCGCGTCATCCGGCTGAGCTCGATCGACCTGCGAGACCTGGACGCCGTCGTCGACAGGATCCGGGCCGCGCTCGTCGACGCCGGCGTCCTCGGCTGA
- a CDS encoding TldD/PmbA family protein — protein sequence MTALDTLVAAVLDEVRRQAGADAAAVVRAESTALALTRFAASAVHQNVADERTTLHLQLTVDGGRTATASTTRTASAADLVTATLAAARLRPRDADWPGLGGPAPLVSAGNPDEATAQATPAERAAAVAAFVEAAGGLSTAGYVQTSASTAVLADTAGQHVRGAATSAACDGIARLGGADGVARSASRRFADLDPAALGARAAAKARAGVDAVPVEPGRYAVVLEPAAVGDLVAGLASGQFNGKAVVDGTSGLRLGEQQFDRAVSLVDDAAGPDATGLPFDTEGTPARRTELVRDGVPVGLTTDRRVAAALGGSSTGHASDVSATTGPVAGDPALAAGDGGSVDDLVTGLERGLLISDLWYTRVVDPKRSVWTGLTRNGVWLVEDGRVVAPVSTLRFTQSYLEALAPGAVTVGSVVDPQPARLTMTYAGTNRLAVPALRLSSWNITGNTTG from the coding sequence GTGACCGCCCTCGACACCCTGGTCGCCGCCGTCCTCGACGAGGTGCGCCGGCAGGCCGGCGCGGACGCCGCCGCGGTGGTGCGGGCCGAGTCCACCGCGCTGGCGCTGACCCGGTTCGCCGCGTCGGCCGTGCACCAGAACGTCGCCGACGAGCGGACCACGCTGCACCTGCAGCTCACCGTGGACGGCGGCCGGACGGCGACCGCGTCGACCACCCGGACCGCCTCGGCGGCCGACCTGGTGACCGCCACCCTGGCCGCCGCCCGGCTGCGCCCGCGGGACGCCGACTGGCCGGGGCTCGGCGGCCCGGCCCCGCTGGTGTCGGCCGGCAACCCGGACGAGGCCACCGCGCAGGCCACCCCCGCCGAGCGGGCCGCCGCCGTGGCCGCGTTCGTCGAGGCCGCCGGCGGGCTGAGCACCGCCGGCTACGTGCAGACGTCGGCGAGCACCGCCGTGCTGGCCGACACCGCCGGTCAGCACGTCCGCGGCGCGGCCACCTCGGCGGCCTGCGACGGCATCGCCCGGCTGGGCGGCGCCGACGGCGTGGCCCGCTCGGCGTCCCGCCGGTTCGCCGACCTGGACCCCGCGGCGCTCGGCGCGCGGGCCGCGGCCAAGGCCCGGGCCGGGGTGGACGCCGTCCCGGTCGAGCCCGGCCGCTACGCCGTCGTGCTGGAGCCGGCCGCGGTCGGTGACCTCGTCGCCGGCCTGGCGTCGGGCCAGTTCAACGGCAAGGCCGTGGTGGACGGCACCTCGGGGCTGCGGCTGGGCGAGCAGCAGTTCGACCGGGCGGTCTCGCTGGTCGACGACGCGGCCGGCCCGGACGCGACTGGCCTCCCCTTCGACACCGAGGGCACCCCCGCCCGGCGCACCGAGCTGGTGCGCGACGGCGTCCCGGTCGGGCTGACCACCGACCGGCGGGTGGCCGCGGCGCTCGGGGGCTCCTCGACCGGGCACGCCTCGGACGTCTCGGCGACCACCGGTCCGGTCGCCGGCGACCCCGCGCTGGCCGCCGGCGACGGCGGCTCGGTCGACGACCTGGTGACCGGCCTGGAGCGCGGGCTGCTGATCAGCGATCTCTGGTACACCCGCGTCGTCGACCCCAAGCGGTCGGTGTGGACCGGGCTGACCCGCAACGGGGTGTGGCTCGTCGAGGACGGCCGGGTCGTCGCGCCGGTGAGCACGCTGCGGTTCACCCAGTCCTACCTGGAGGCGCTCGCCCCCGGCGCGGTGACCGTCGGTTCGGTCGTCGACCCGCAACCCGCCCGGCTGACGATGACCTACGCGGGCACCAACCGCCTCGCCGTCCCAGCCCTCCGCCTGTCGTCCTGGAACATCACCGGCAACACCACCGGCTGA
- a CDS encoding TldD/PmbA family protein: MADVPATVEAAVEAALAAGARYADARLVDRRYESMTARDGDVRALTQTTSAGLGVRALVGSSWGFAALGDPAGDDDARRTGARATAIAEASAAVPGPPVDLVGVPAVQGGWASECLEDPFAVPLAEKGDLLTGVTATMRAAGVAVAEASSQAWDTRTAFVSSEGARIGQHVRECGAGMHCLTVGDGETQRRSYPAFRGQFGTRGWELVRSLDLPGHAERIAAECQELLTAPQCPSGDTTLLLGGEQMSLQIHESVGHAIELDRILGWEAAFAGTSWLDLQQLGSLRFGSELMNITIDPTIPGALGSFGFDDEGTPATARDAVRNGIWVGVLAGRDSAAVAGLDYAGSVRADGFARLPMVRMTNVGLEPGPHTLEEMIAATDDGVLMEHNRSWSIDDRRLNFQFGCEIGWEVKRGRRGRMLKNPSYTGIGPRFWSSLDMLGGRAPGEWRAWGTPNCGKGQPGQVGHTGHGAAPARFSGVRVGVRG; this comes from the coding sequence GTGGCTGACGTCCCCGCCACCGTGGAGGCCGCCGTCGAGGCCGCCCTCGCCGCCGGTGCGCGCTACGCCGACGCCCGGCTGGTCGACCGGCGGTACGAGTCGATGACCGCGCGGGACGGCGACGTGCGCGCGCTCACCCAGACCACGTCGGCCGGGCTCGGCGTCCGCGCCCTCGTCGGCTCGTCCTGGGGCTTCGCCGCACTGGGCGACCCGGCCGGCGACGACGACGCCCGCCGCACCGGCGCCCGCGCCACCGCGATCGCCGAGGCGTCGGCCGCCGTCCCCGGGCCGCCGGTCGACCTCGTCGGCGTGCCCGCCGTGCAGGGCGGCTGGGCCAGCGAGTGCCTCGAGGACCCGTTCGCCGTCCCGCTGGCGGAGAAGGGCGACCTGCTCACCGGCGTCACCGCGACGATGCGCGCCGCCGGGGTGGCCGTCGCCGAGGCCTCCTCCCAGGCGTGGGACACCCGCACCGCGTTCGTGTCCAGCGAGGGCGCCCGCATCGGCCAGCACGTGCGCGAGTGCGGCGCCGGCATGCACTGCCTCACCGTCGGCGACGGGGAGACGCAGCGCCGCTCCTACCCCGCCTTCCGTGGCCAGTTCGGCACCCGCGGCTGGGAGCTGGTGCGGTCGCTGGACCTGCCCGGCCACGCCGAGCGGATCGCCGCCGAGTGCCAGGAGCTGCTCACCGCGCCGCAGTGCCCCTCCGGGGACACCACGCTGCTGCTCGGTGGAGAGCAGATGTCGCTGCAGATCCACGAGTCGGTGGGGCACGCGATCGAGCTGGACCGGATCCTCGGCTGGGAGGCCGCCTTCGCCGGCACCTCCTGGCTGGACCTGCAGCAGCTGGGCTCGCTGCGCTTCGGCTCCGAGCTGATGAACATCACCATCGACCCGACGATCCCCGGGGCGCTGGGCTCCTTCGGCTTCGACGACGAGGGGACGCCGGCCACCGCCCGGGACGCCGTCCGCAACGGGATCTGGGTGGGCGTCCTCGCCGGCCGGGACTCCGCCGCTGTCGCCGGCCTGGACTACGCCGGCTCGGTCCGCGCCGACGGGTTCGCCCGGCTGCCCATGGTGCGGATGACCAACGTCGGCCTGGAGCCCGGTCCGCACACGCTGGAGGAGATGATCGCGGCGACCGACGACGGCGTGCTGATGGAGCACAACCGGTCCTGGTCGATCGACGACCGCCGGCTGAACTTCCAGTTCGGCTGCGAGATCGGCTGGGAGGTCAAGCGCGGCCGGCGCGGCCGGATGCTGAAGAACCCCTCCTACACCGGCATCGGCCCGCGCTTCTGGTCCTCCCTGGACATGCTCGGCGGCCGCGCCCCCGGGGAGTGGCGCGCGTGGGGCACCCCGAACTGCGGCAAGGGGCAGCCCGGCCAGGTCGGGCACACCGGCCACGGCGCGGCGCCGGCCCGGTTCTCCGGCGTCCGGGTGGGGGTGCGCGGGTGA
- a CDS encoding CsbD family protein, whose translation MSAMDKLQNKAQELAGQGKEAAGKATDDKDLQAEGHKDQAAGNAKQAGEKVKDIFK comes from the coding sequence ATGAGCGCCATGGACAAGCTGCAGAACAAGGCCCAGGAGCTCGCCGGACAGGGCAAGGAGGCCGCCGGCAAGGCGACCGACGACAAGGACCTGCAGGCCGAGGGCCACAAGGACCAGGCCGCCGGGAACGCCAAGCAGGCCGGCGAGAAGGTCAAGGACATCTTCAAGTGA